Proteins from a genomic interval of Quercus lobata isolate SW786 chromosome 11, ValleyOak3.0 Primary Assembly, whole genome shotgun sequence:
- the LOC115967549 gene encoding uncharacterized protein LOC115967549 codes for MKQVVGMVVSNKMQKSVVVAVDRLFHHKLYNRYVKRTSKFMAHDEHDQCNIGDRVRLDPSRPLSKNKRWVVAEILKKARIYQPPSPPSKTATQTPSST; via the exons ATGAAGCAAGTGGTGGGAATGGTGGTATCGAACAAGATGCAGAAGTCAGTAGTGGTGGCAGTGGACAGACTGTTCCACCACAAGCTCTACAATCGCTACGTCAAGCGCACCTCGAAGTTCATGGCCCACGACGAGCACGACCAGTGCAACATCGGCGACCGC GTTCGATTGGACCCATCGAGGCCACTGAGCAAGAATAAGCGTTGGGTTGTTGCTGAAATCCTTAAGAAAGCTCGAATTTATCAACCGCCTTCGCCGCCTTCCAAAACCGCCACTCAAACACCCTCTTCCACCTAA